One segment of Stappia sp. 28M-7 DNA contains the following:
- a CDS encoding metallopeptidase family protein, which translates to MGSRAAGGERSSWTGAVAPDLAEFERIAVAAFDELPAEFRKLCGDIEIRVADFADDDALDSVGVEDPFELMGLFEGIGLAQGGAEAFSGRMPNRVWLYRRAILDYWCAYDEPLGGVIAHVLIHEIGHHFGLSDDDMESIEAAADD; encoded by the coding sequence ATGGGGTCACGCGCGGCCGGTGGGGAACGCAGCAGCTGGACGGGCGCGGTGGCGCCGGATCTTGCCGAATTCGAGCGGATCGCCGTTGCGGCCTTCGACGAACTCCCTGCTGAATTCCGCAAGCTGTGCGGCGACATCGAGATCCGCGTGGCGGATTTCGCCGACGACGATGCGCTCGATTCGGTCGGCGTGGAGGACCCGTTCGAGCTGATGGGCCTGTTCGAGGGGATCGGACTGGCGCAGGGCGGGGCGGAGGCCTTCAGCGGCCGCATGCCGAACCGCGTCTGGCTCTACCGCCGTGCCATCCTCGATTACTGGTGCGCCTATGACGAGCCGCTGGGCGGCGTCATCGCGCATGTGCTGATCCACGAGATCGGCCACCATTTCGGCCTGTCGGACGACGACATGGAGAGCATCGAGGCGGCGGCCGACGACTGA
- a CDS encoding TRAP transporter small permease, which produces MSPTTDKGGRPPRRSLAHALETLLSVASGALLLALTLVTCIDVVARYWFNAPLAGAYELTEIFLASLVFLALPVTTARGEHVEVDLMDMTAGGRITRAVRPVTGLLVALVLAVFSWRLFLHGQRLAEDGAVSDSLSLPLAPVAFLAAAGCALACIAAVLRALRPDVSRRDPT; this is translated from the coding sequence ATGTCGCCAACAACGGACAAGGGGGGCCGGCCGCCGCGCCGGTCCCTCGCCCATGCTCTGGAGACGCTGCTCTCGGTGGCCTCCGGCGCGCTGCTCCTCGCCCTCACCCTCGTCACCTGCATCGACGTGGTCGCCCGCTACTGGTTCAACGCGCCTTTGGCCGGCGCCTATGAGCTGACCGAGATCTTCCTCGCCTCGCTCGTCTTCCTCGCCCTGCCGGTGACCACCGCGCGCGGCGAACATGTCGAGGTCGACCTCATGGACATGACGGCGGGCGGGCGTATCACCCGTGCCGTGCGCCCGGTTACCGGCCTGCTGGTGGCCCTGGTCCTTGCCGTCTTTTCCTGGCGGCTGTTCCTGCACGGACAGCGGCTTGCCGAAGATGGCGCGGTCAGCGACTCCCTGTCGCTGCCGCTGGCGCCGGTCGCTTTCCTTGCCGCTGCGGGCTGCGCGCTCGCCTGCATTGCCGCCGTCCTGCGGGCGCTTCGCCCGGACGTCTCACGACGGGATCCCACATGA
- a CDS encoding acyl-CoA dehydrogenase family protein, which produces MSLASEFGHEARETRLTALTGEAVETLGALLDAAAGSVRARVSVDGRLSADRLEAEQRATHGLAWLATYVEALRQLAAYAGRLEDAGSFGETEELLVRLVFAEYLAQVFGGIPMNQGEVVRLADLGLGTEAAASFRSAAVEELIATGNTPAVRARLAGLIRQQEGNSIFGTSGLEETYEQVREEMRRFAADKVVPHAHEWHLKNAYIPLEVIGEMAELGVFGLTIPEEYGGLGLGKESMCVVSEELSRAYIGVGSLGTRSEIAAELILCGGTEVQKQTWLPRIASGEVLPTAVFTEPNTGSDLASLKTRAVRQGDVWKIYGNKTWITHPVRADIMTLLARTDPSEPGYKGLSMFIAQKPRGTDADPFPAPGMSGGEIEVLGYRGMKEYEIAFDGFEVAHENLLGGVPGQGFKQLMQTFEGARIQTAARALGVAQAALDLGLRYAQERVQFGKPLIAFPRVSDKLAMMAAELMAARQLTYFSALEKDSGRRCDLEAGMAKLLGARVAWAAADNALQIHGGNGFALEYAISRVLCDARILNIFEGAAEIQAQVIARRVLEERG; this is translated from the coding sequence ATGTCCCTGGCGAGCGAATTCGGTCACGAGGCACGGGAAACGCGGCTGACGGCGCTGACGGGCGAGGCGGTGGAGACGCTGGGCGCGCTGCTCGATGCGGCGGCGGGAAGCGTGCGGGCCCGCGTGTCGGTGGACGGCCGGTTGTCGGCGGACAGGCTGGAGGCCGAGCAGCGGGCGACCCACGGGCTGGCATGGCTTGCGACCTATGTGGAGGCGCTGCGCCAGCTCGCCGCCTATGCCGGACGGCTGGAGGATGCAGGCAGCTTTGGCGAGACGGAAGAGCTCCTGGTGCGCCTCGTCTTTGCCGAATACCTGGCGCAGGTCTTCGGCGGCATCCCGATGAACCAGGGCGAGGTGGTGCGCCTCGCCGATCTGGGGCTCGGGACGGAGGCAGCCGCTTCCTTCCGCAGCGCGGCGGTGGAGGAGCTGATCGCCACCGGCAACACGCCGGCGGTGCGGGCGCGGCTGGCCGGGCTGATCCGCCAGCAGGAGGGCAATTCGATCTTCGGCACCTCCGGGTTAGAGGAGACCTACGAGCAGGTGCGCGAGGAAATGCGCCGCTTCGCCGCCGACAAGGTGGTGCCGCATGCGCATGAGTGGCATCTGAAGAACGCCTATATCCCGCTGGAGGTGATCGGCGAGATGGCCGAGCTCGGCGTCTTCGGCCTGACGATCCCGGAAGAGTACGGCGGCCTCGGCCTCGGCAAGGAGAGCATGTGCGTCGTCTCGGAGGAGCTGAGCCGGGCCTATATCGGCGTCGGCTCGCTCGGCACCCGCTCGGAGATCGCCGCCGAGCTGATCCTGTGCGGGGGCACCGAGGTGCAGAAGCAGACCTGGCTGCCGAGGATCGCCTCCGGCGAGGTGCTGCCGACGGCGGTCTTCACCGAGCCGAACACCGGCTCCGACCTTGCTTCGCTGAAGACCCGCGCCGTGCGCCAGGGCGATGTGTGGAAGATCTACGGCAACAAGACCTGGATCACCCATCCGGTGCGCGCCGACATCATGACCCTGCTTGCGCGCACCGATCCGTCGGAGCCGGGCTACAAGGGTCTGTCGATGTTCATCGCGCAAAAGCCGCGCGGCACGGATGCCGATCCGTTCCCGGCGCCGGGCATGTCCGGCGGCGAGATCGAGGTGCTCGGCTATCGTGGCATGAAGGAATACGAGATCGCCTTCGACGGGTTCGAGGTGGCGCATGAGAACCTGCTGGGCGGCGTGCCGGGGCAGGGCTTCAAGCAACTGATGCAGACCTTCGAGGGCGCGCGCATCCAGACGGCGGCGCGGGCCTTGGGCGTTGCGCAGGCCGCGCTCGACCTGGGGCTGCGCTATGCGCAGGAGCGGGTGCAGTTCGGCAAGCCGCTGATCGCCTTCCCGCGCGTCTCCGACAAGCTGGCGATGATGGCGGCCGAGCTGATGGCGGCGCGCCAGCTGACCTATTTCTCGGCGCTGGAAAAGGACTCCGGCCGGCGCTGCGATCTGGAAGCGGGCATGGCCAAGCTGCTCGGCGCGCGCGTTGCCTGGGCGGCGGCGGACAATGCGCTGCAGATCCACGGCGGCAACGGTTTCGCGCTGGAATACGCGATTAGCCGGGTGCTGTGCGACGCGCGCATCCTCAACATCTTCGAGGGCGCGGCGGAAATCCAGGCGCAGGTCATCGCCCGGCGGGTACTGGAAGAGCGCGGCTGA
- a CDS encoding DMT family transporter produces the protein MRAFFDKAVPGIFVLLWSTGFIGSKLGAPHIEPFVFLTIRFALVLPVMLALAIVLRAHWPRRGSEWAHCFAAGVLIHGVYLGGIFYAIDNGMPAGISALFLGLQPLLTALLAGPVLGEKVAPRHWLGLAVGAIGLLLVVGPRIGGDTSGLSMVNVLACLAAAAGIAVGTIYQKRFVVGIDLIPGTLLQYFGALALVMPLSTLEDWQIAWTGELIIAMTWLVLVLSIGAVLLLMVLIKRGSASRVSSLFYLAPVATAVEGYLLFGETLSLVQVVGAALVVGALLIIRERRIGTRRTPA, from the coding sequence GTGCGTGCGTTTTTCGACAAGGCCGTCCCCGGCATTTTCGTCCTGTTGTGGTCGACCGGCTTCATCGGCTCCAAGCTGGGGGCTCCTCACATCGAGCCCTTCGTCTTCCTGACGATCCGCTTCGCGCTGGTGCTGCCGGTGATGCTGGCGCTGGCCATCGTGCTGCGCGCCCACTGGCCGCGGCGGGGGTCGGAATGGGCGCATTGCTTCGCCGCCGGCGTGCTGATCCACGGTGTCTATCTGGGCGGGATCTTCTATGCCATCGACAACGGCATGCCGGCAGGCATTTCGGCGCTGTTCCTCGGGCTGCAGCCGCTGCTGACGGCGCTGCTGGCCGGGCCGGTGCTGGGCGAGAAGGTGGCGCCGCGCCACTGGCTGGGGCTGGCCGTCGGCGCGATCGGCCTGTTGCTGGTGGTGGGCCCGCGCATCGGCGGGGACACGTCGGGATTGTCGATGGTCAACGTGCTGGCCTGCCTGGCGGCGGCGGCCGGCATCGCGGTCGGCACGATCTACCAGAAGCGCTTCGTCGTCGGCATCGACCTGATCCCGGGGACATTGCTGCAGTATTTCGGCGCGCTGGCGCTGGTCATGCCGCTGTCGACGTTGGAGGACTGGCAGATCGCCTGGACCGGCGAGCTGATCATCGCCATGACCTGGCTGGTGCTGGTGCTGTCGATCGGTGCGGTGCTGCTGCTGATGGTGCTGATCAAGCGGGGCAGCGCCTCGCGGGTGTCGAGCCTGTTCTATCTCGCGCCGGTGGCAACCGCCGTGGAGGGCTACCTGCTGTTCGGCGAGACGCTGTCCCTTGTGCAGGTCGTGGGTGCGGCGCTGGTGGTCGGGGCGTTGCTGATCATCCGCGAAAGACGGATCGGCACGCGGCGCACGCCCGCCTGA
- a CDS encoding methyl-accepting chemotaxis protein, translating to MRTRIFLLIAVTMTGLAAIGSVFWWSQASVESAFARSEGFSDLAGTVADLSSTAGTLRIAEKTYLAAPSAAAYQAFTSQIAVARSQLGTVRTLDVAAPYGAEIDQVDRALSDIEATFQDLHATQQRLGLADTEGGARGALAANGDALVGSVQKLARFKRGPETERLAFAGVDLQRSEKAYLLDRSDVNLGSFEVAAARLERALSRAKLEEATSAELTGFLTSYREAFDTFTRAGGERTAHVEKLEAFFDVLPPYLAQLQAAAKSGQAEAAGTLADNRAIAAMTMLAIMAVTVAVLLLAGLLIGASISRPLAVLRLAMDRLAAGETDIDLPEARGRTELDAMAASVAVFRDNALEREELAATQEAENAARDSRMRHLDQLIAGFESTVGDALSRLDGAAEELAGASGALDQAAGHAAEEAGTAGNAVRVAAESVTSAASASEELNVSIAEIADQANRSTQVAEKAVTSARDTGASMSALSRTADRIGEVMGLIRDIAEQTNLLALNATIEAARAGEHGRGFAVVAAEVKELASQTAKATQDIAQQVEAIQQASASAVMAIGDVEQIIVQMNEIAGSVAAAVGQQSIALREITENVARASERSGTGAEAMDRVSGATDRARGTGTMVGELSGTLGEQARLLRKEIACFLEGVRAA from the coding sequence GTGCGCACCAGGATTTTTCTTCTGATCGCCGTCACCATGACAGGCCTTGCCGCCATCGGCAGCGTCTTCTGGTGGAGTCAGGCCAGCGTCGAAAGCGCCTTCGCACGATCCGAGGGCTTTTCCGACCTTGCCGGCACGGTCGCCGATCTCTCTTCCACGGCCGGGACCCTGCGGATCGCCGAGAAAACCTATCTCGCCGCCCCCTCCGCCGCCGCCTACCAGGCCTTTACCTCGCAGATCGCCGTGGCACGCAGCCAGCTCGGCACGGTCCGCACCCTTGACGTCGCCGCGCCCTACGGCGCCGAGATCGACCAGGTCGACCGCGCCCTTTCCGACATCGAGGCGACGTTCCAGGACCTCCACGCCACCCAGCAGCGCCTCGGCCTTGCCGATACCGAAGGCGGGGCGCGCGGGGCGCTCGCCGCCAACGGCGATGCGCTCGTCGGCAGCGTCCAGAAGCTTGCCCGTTTCAAGCGCGGTCCCGAGACCGAGCGCCTGGCCTTTGCCGGCGTCGACCTGCAGCGCAGCGAAAAGGCCTATCTCCTCGACCGCAGCGACGTGAACCTCGGCAGTTTCGAGGTCGCCGCCGCGCGGCTCGAGCGCGCGCTCTCCCGGGCCAAGCTTGAGGAGGCGACAAGCGCCGAACTCACCGGCTTCCTCACCTCCTATCGCGAGGCCTTCGACACCTTCACCCGCGCCGGCGGCGAACGCACCGCCCATGTGGAGAAGCTCGAGGCCTTCTTCGACGTGCTGCCGCCCTATCTCGCCCAGCTTCAGGCCGCGGCCAAAAGCGGCCAGGCCGAGGCGGCAGGCACCCTCGCCGACAACCGGGCCATCGCCGCCATGACCATGCTGGCGATCATGGCCGTCACGGTTGCCGTCCTGCTTCTGGCCGGCCTCCTCATCGGTGCGTCGATTTCCAGGCCGCTGGCCGTGCTGCGCCTCGCCATGGACCGGCTCGCCGCCGGCGAGACCGATATCGACCTGCCGGAAGCGCGCGGCCGCACCGAGCTCGATGCGATGGCCGCCAGCGTCGCCGTCTTCCGCGACAACGCGCTGGAGCGCGAGGAACTTGCGGCAACTCAGGAAGCTGAAAACGCCGCCCGCGACAGCCGCATGCGCCATCTCGACCAGCTGATCGCCGGGTTCGAGTCGACCGTGGGCGATGCCCTCTCGCGCCTCGACGGTGCTGCCGAGGAACTGGCCGGCGCCTCCGGTGCCCTGGACCAGGCGGCCGGACACGCGGCCGAGGAAGCGGGCACCGCCGGCAATGCGGTGCGGGTCGCCGCCGAAAGCGTCACCTCGGCGGCCTCCGCCTCCGAGGAGCTCAACGTCTCCATTGCCGAGATCGCCGACCAGGCCAACCGCTCGACCCAGGTCGCCGAAAAGGCCGTCACCAGCGCCCGCGACACCGGCGCCAGCATGAGCGCGCTGTCGCGCACCGCCGACCGGATCGGCGAGGTCATGGGCCTCATCCGCGACATCGCCGAACAGACCAACCTTCTGGCGCTCAACGCCACCATCGAGGCCGCCCGCGCCGGCGAGCACGGACGCGGCTTTGCCGTCGTCGCCGCCGAGGTCAAGGAGCTTGCCAGCCAGACCGCAAAGGCGACCCAGGACATTGCCCAGCAGGTCGAGGCGATCCAGCAGGCCTCCGCCAGCGCGGTCATGGCCATCGGCGATGTCGAGCAGATCATCGTCCAGATGAACGAGATCGCCGGCTCGGTCGCCGCCGCCGTCGGCCAGCAGAGCATCGCCCTGCGCGAGATCACCGAGAATGTCGCCCGCGCCTCGGAGCGCTCCGGCACCGGTGCCGAGGCGATGGACCGGGTTTCCGGCGCCACCGACCGTGCCCGCGGCACCGGCACCATGGTCGGCGAGCTCTCCGGCACGCTCGGCGAGCAGGCCCGCCTGCTGCGCAAGGAGATCGCCTGCTTCCTGGAGGGCGTGCGCGCCGCCTGA
- a CDS encoding YihY/virulence factor BrkB family protein: MNPFRLLRSAIATIYDAVMHMTNDDGFALASHVALSSLLALFPFLIFVAALTGFLGMSDMADRIATLLFDVWPEEVARPISSEIHVVLTQPRGDILTFGIIAALWFASNGVEALRVALNRAYGVGETRNYFYLRAQALLLVLFGTFVLISFALLIVFAPLVWRAVVAHAPLLEPFTARLNISRYVIATLLTLGGLFIAHAVLPDGRRRLLDTLPGVAATLLLWLASGMAFGAWLAGFADYVSTYAGLAGAMTALIFLYLISICFVFGGELNAAILRRRARKLASA; this comes from the coding sequence ATGAACCCGTTCCGCCTGCTGCGCTCCGCGATCGCGACCATCTACGACGCCGTCATGCACATGACGAACGACGACGGCTTCGCCCTGGCGAGCCATGTCGCCCTGTCCTCGCTGCTGGCCCTGTTCCCGTTCCTGATCTTCGTGGCCGCGCTCACCGGCTTTCTCGGCATGTCGGACATGGCCGACCGCATCGCCACGCTGCTCTTCGATGTCTGGCCGGAAGAGGTCGCCCGTCCCATCTCCAGCGAGATCCACGTGGTGCTGACCCAGCCGCGCGGCGACATCCTCACCTTCGGCATCATCGCCGCGCTGTGGTTCGCCTCCAACGGCGTGGAGGCCCTGCGCGTTGCGCTCAACCGCGCCTATGGCGTCGGCGAGACCCGCAATTACTTCTACCTGCGCGCCCAGGCCCTGCTCCTGGTGCTGTTCGGCACCTTCGTGCTGATCAGCTTCGCCCTGCTGATCGTCTTCGCGCCGCTGGTCTGGCGTGCCGTTGTCGCCCATGCGCCGCTGCTTGAGCCCTTCACCGCCCGGCTCAACATCTCGCGCTATGTCATCGCCACGCTGCTGACGCTCGGCGGCCTGTTCATCGCCCATGCGGTGCTGCCGGACGGCCGCCGCCGGCTGCTCGACACGCTTCCCGGCGTTGCCGCCACCTTGCTGCTGTGGCTGGCCTCGGGCATGGCCTTCGGTGCCTGGCTTGCCGGCTTTGCCGACTATGTGTCGACCTATGCCGGCCTTGCCGGCGCCATGACCGCGCTGATCTTCCTGTATCTGATCTCGATCTGCTTCGTCTTCGGCGGCGAGCTCAACGCGGCGATCCTGCGCCGCCGCGCCCGCAAGCTCGCCAGCGCCTGA
- a CDS encoding TRAP transporter large permease, with product MTESLIGFAVLLALIFLKMPVAFAMALVGMAGFAWMRGLDASLAMTGTLVFDAGLAYSLSVVPLFIFMGNVLARSGVAHGLYAVANHATARMRGGLAMASVIACGGFSAVCGSSLATAATMSRVAMPSMRRFGYADSLAAGSIAAGGTLGILIPPSVILIIYGLLTESDIGKLFIAGVVPGIVGLLFYLAAVQVAVWRNPELAPPATEAEPLTRRDVLGVVALIVLFAIIMVGIYGGFFTPTEAAGIGAGAALPLSALFGRLGWRALGEAIGESTRATAMIFALIIGADIFTNFVNFAGLPDALSDAVSDLDVSPWLVILAIVAVYILLGCVLESLSMILLTVPVFYPLVTTLDFGSGLLADPELVLIWFAIVVVVVTEISLITPPVGLNVFVLRSVLEDVSLTTIFRGVTPFWIADIFRLALLIGVPWISLWLVVAMG from the coding sequence ATGACGGAATCGCTGATCGGCTTCGCCGTCCTGCTTGCCCTCATCTTCCTGAAGATGCCTGTGGCCTTCGCCATGGCCCTGGTCGGCATGGCCGGCTTTGCCTGGATGCGCGGGCTCGACGCCAGCCTGGCCATGACCGGCACGCTGGTCTTCGACGCCGGCCTTGCCTACTCGCTCTCGGTGGTGCCGCTGTTCATCTTCATGGGCAACGTGCTGGCCCGCTCCGGCGTCGCCCACGGGCTCTACGCGGTCGCCAACCACGCGACGGCGCGCATGCGCGGGGGCCTTGCCATGGCCTCGGTGATCGCCTGCGGCGGCTTTTCCGCCGTCTGCGGCTCCTCGCTCGCCACCGCCGCCACTATGTCGCGGGTGGCGATGCCTTCCATGCGCCGCTTCGGCTATGCCGACAGCCTCGCCGCCGGCTCCATCGCCGCCGGCGGCACGCTCGGCATTCTCATTCCGCCCTCGGTGATTCTGATCATCTACGGGCTGCTGACCGAGTCCGACATCGGCAAACTGTTCATCGCCGGCGTGGTGCCGGGCATCGTCGGCCTGCTGTTCTATCTCGCCGCCGTTCAGGTCGCCGTGTGGCGCAATCCCGAGCTCGCCCCGCCGGCGACCGAGGCCGAACCGCTGACCCGGCGCGACGTGCTCGGCGTCGTCGCCCTGATCGTCCTGTTCGCCATCATCATGGTCGGCATCTATGGCGGCTTCTTCACCCCGACCGAGGCCGCCGGCATCGGCGCAGGTGCCGCCCTGCCGCTCTCGGCCCTGTTCGGCCGGCTCGGCTGGCGCGCCCTTGGCGAGGCCATCGGCGAAAGCACCCGCGCCACCGCGATGATCTTCGCCCTGATCATCGGCGCCGACATCTTCACCAATTTCGTGAATTTCGCCGGCCTTCCGGATGCGCTGTCCGATGCCGTGTCCGACCTCGACGTCAGCCCCTGGCTGGTGATCCTGGCGATCGTCGCCGTCTACATCCTGCTCGGCTGCGTGCTGGAAAGCCTGTCGATGATCCTGCTCACCGTGCCGGTCTTCTATCCGCTGGTGACGACGCTGGATTTCGGCTCAGGCCTGCTCGCCGATCCCGAGCTGGTGCTGATCTGGTTCGCCATCGTCGTCGTGGTGGTGACCGAGATCAGCCTGATCACCCCGCCCGTCGGCCTCAACGTCTTCGTGCTGCGCAGCGTGCTGGAAGACGTCAGCCTGACCACGATCTTCCGGGGCGTCACGCCCTTCTGGATCGCCGACATCTTCCGCCTTGCCCTGCTGATCGGCGTGCCATGGATCTCGCTCTGGCTGGTCGTCGCCATGGGGTGA
- a CDS encoding NAD(P)/FAD-dependent oxidoreductase, whose amino-acid sequence MQDSIVIVGAGQAGAQAVQSLRTGGFGGRIALVGEEPHPPYQRPPLSKKHLSGEIDDEALHLRPLGFYEQNAIDCHFGKVVEAIDRESRAVLLAGGEQLPYERLIIATGTRPRALPIAGAELPGVVTLRKISDVEAMRPLLRTPGRVAIVGGGYIGLEVAAVARTMGHEVTVIEAQDRVMKRVVSPAVSAWFQELHADKGVRLMLDTGITGFSGSDRVTGVQLAGGGEVPCDIALVAVGAVPNDELAAACGLATGDGILVDDSALTSDPLVHAAGDCTRFHSALYGRSIRLESVQNAIDQAKAVAASILGNEVHYDPVPWFWSDQYAVKLQIAGLSQDHDEARTFGDPASGSFYVAYLGGGRLLAVDSINHPRSHMMARRAIGKAFEDGLLPPA is encoded by the coding sequence ATGCAGGACAGCATCGTCATCGTCGGAGCGGGCCAGGCCGGCGCCCAGGCCGTTCAGTCGCTGCGCACAGGCGGCTTCGGCGGCCGCATCGCCCTTGTCGGCGAGGAGCCGCATCCGCCCTACCAGCGCCCGCCCCTGTCCAAGAAGCATCTTTCCGGCGAGATCGACGACGAGGCGCTGCACCTGCGCCCGCTCGGCTTCTACGAACAGAACGCCATCGATTGCCATTTCGGCAAGGTGGTCGAGGCCATCGACCGCGAGTCCCGCGCCGTGCTGCTCGCCGGCGGTGAGCAGCTTCCCTATGAGCGGCTGATCATTGCCACCGGCACCCGGCCGCGCGCCCTGCCGATCGCCGGCGCCGAGCTGCCGGGCGTGGTGACCCTGCGCAAGATTTCCGATGTCGAGGCGATGCGCCCCCTGCTGCGCACGCCGGGCCGCGTTGCCATCGTCGGCGGCGGCTATATCGGGCTGGAGGTCGCCGCCGTCGCCCGGACCATGGGCCACGAGGTCACCGTCATCGAGGCACAGGACCGGGTGATGAAGCGGGTGGTCTCGCCCGCCGTCTCCGCCTGGTTCCAGGAGCTGCATGCGGACAAGGGTGTGCGGCTGATGCTCGACACCGGCATCACCGGCTTTTCGGGAAGCGACCGCGTCACGGGCGTGCAGCTGGCCGGCGGCGGCGAGGTTCCCTGCGACATCGCGCTGGTCGCCGTCGGCGCGGTGCCCAACGATGAGCTGGCAGCCGCCTGCGGCCTTGCCACCGGCGACGGCATCCTGGTCGACGATAGCGCGCTCACCTCCGATCCGCTTGTCCATGCGGCCGGCGACTGCACCCGCTTCCATTCCGCGCTCTACGGCCGCTCGATCCGGCTGGAAAGCGTGCAGAACGCCATCGACCAGGCCAAGGCCGTCGCCGCTTCGATCCTCGGCAACGAGGTGCATTACGACCCGGTGCCGTGGTTCTGGTCCGATCAGTATGCGGTCAAGCTGCAGATCGCCGGCCTGTCGCAGGACCACGACGAGGCCCGCACCTTCGGCGATCCGGCCTCCGGCTCCTTCTACGTCGCCTATCTCGGCGGCGGGCGCCTGCTTGCCGTCGACAGCATCAACCACCCGCGCTCGCACATGATGGCACGCCGGGCGATCGGCAAGGCGTTCGAGGACGGGCTCCTGCCGCCGGCCTGA